Proteins found in one Etheostoma spectabile isolate EspeVRDwgs_2016 chromosome 14, UIUC_Espe_1.0, whole genome shotgun sequence genomic segment:
- the ndufs6 gene encoding NADH dehydrogenase [ubiquinone] iron-sulfur protein 6, mitochondrial codes for MATAVARVLSFSKHAKVLVSPLRLSAVPVRRYSLEVSSTGEPITHTGQVFDEKDPRRARFVGRQKEVNTNFAIKLVAEESVTDVQARVVSCDGGGGALGHPKVYINLDKDTKVGTCGYCGLQFKQKHHH; via the exons ATGGCGACCGCTGTGGCTAGAGTTCTGTCCTTCAGTAAACATGCTAAGGTGCTCGTTTCACCTTTGAGGCTGTCTGCTGTGCCTGTTCGCCGCTACAGCCTCGAGGTTTCCAGCACCGGCGAGCCCATCACTCACACCGGCCAG gtTTTTGATGAAAAGGATCCCAGGAGAGCCAGGTTCGTTGGCAGACAGAAAGAG GTGAATACAAACTTTGCCATTAAGTTGGTGGCAGAGGAGTCAGTGACTGACGTCCAGGCCAGAGTGGTGTCCTGTGATGGCGGTGGAGGAGCCCTGGGCCATCCCAAAGTCTACATCAACCTG gatAAAGACACAAAGGTGGGCACATGTGGCTACTGTGGATTACAGTTCAAGCAGAAGCATCATCACTGA
- the mrpl36 gene encoding large ribosomal subunit protein bL36m translates to MASLLLKHVATSLTRHMAQMSRFNGAASSPAASAYRCLCTLNTVTRTLLRSSTGISSIQPPLSGSSAQCGPSLLGQCQRLPCVQPSAGMKTKSALKRRCKDCFIVRRRGRLFVFCKTNPRHKQRQG, encoded by the coding sequence ATGGCCTCCCTCCTCTTGAAGCACGTGGCTACCTCTCTGACTCGCCACATGGCCCAGATGAGCCGGTTCAACGGGGCCGCCTCCTCACCAGCAGCTAGTGCCTACAGATGTCTCTGCACCCTCAACACAGTCACCCGCACACTACTCCGCTCATCCACCGGAATCAGCTCCATCCAGCCCCCTTTGTCTGGCTCCTCGGCTCAGTGTGGACCATCTCTGTTGGGACAGTGTCAGCGTCTGCCCTGCGTCCAGCCTTCCGCGGGGATGAAAACCAAGTCTGCTCTGAAGAGGCGCTGCAAAGACTGTTTCATTGTTCGACGGAGGGGCCGTTTGTTCGTCTTCTGCAAGACAAATCCGAGACACAAGCAGAGGCAGGGCTAA